One window of the Vigna radiata var. radiata cultivar VC1973A chromosome 1, Vradiata_ver6, whole genome shotgun sequence genome contains the following:
- the LOC111241502 gene encoding uncharacterized protein LOC111241502 codes for MTISTTSDRLIYGALLTTLSPEVASLVSQTTTSHDLWTLLQRTYAKASRSHLKQLKERLHTASKGTQSITTYMPSLKQTVDLLASLGSPVSVEDMTDHVLRGLDDGYRAVIDGVNARDTPILFDDLLEKLLIQELSLVAAQRQVPAPMTALNAQTRPNHYDKTRSRQFFASSSSRPGNHKPFLGRCQWCNVKGHVLSQCHTFKQQHPGIPMPPRSSSANPRQVQVHTATVDTSQNNFLVDSGATHHVTNDLDNLALHHPYTGPDSLFMGNGSGLNITHSGTLLLNDLSLSYTLCVPSMQQKIISVSQLTKQTNSAVVFLPNSFYVKNLQTGQITHNGSCVDGLYLWPANSPSVHSVRTDSSASWHHRLGHPSSSIFTFIQQHFSLGSNKFQQSDCNSCQINKSHKLPFNESTLKSSYPLEIIFSDLRVFLLSLGFVNSTADASLFIYQKSGSTLYLLVYVDDIIATGSSSTELSNLISTLAARFSLKDLGCLNYFLGVEVIPSTTGLFLSQRKYITDLLHKSGMANTKPASTPLSASAQLLKDLGDLLPCPTEYRALVGSLQYLSLTRPDIAFSTNKLXQFMQHPRTXHWSALKRVLRYLAGSCNKGIFISATXPLTFHAYSDADWAGDKDDYISTTGYLLYLGSTSISWSSRKQRFLARSSTEAEYKALADTASELLWVLSLFTELSHMPTTNPVIYCDNLGATTLSANPVFHSRMKHIALAYHFVRENVQKGKFRVSFVSTDDQLADILSIVYSLNYLKNMFDKNNVKYVNKIVYVEYG; via the exons ATGACGATCTCCACCACCAGT GACCGTCTTATATACGGTGCTCTCCTCACCACTCTCTCCCCTGAAGTGGCATCCCTGGTGTCTCAAACAACGACATCACATGATCTCTGGACTCTTCTCCAGCGCACCTATGCCAAGGCATCTCGTAGCCACCTCAAGCAGTTAAAGGAGCGTCTCCACACGGCGTCCAAAGGTACCCAGTCCATCACCACCTACATGCCTTCTCTGAAGCAAACTGTAGATCTCCTTGCCTCACTCGGCTCTCCTGTCTCCGTTGAAGACATGACTGACCATGTCTTGCGTGGCCTCGACGATGGTTATAGAGCTGTCATTGACGGCGTCAATGCAAGGGACACTCCCATTCTTTTTGATGACCTCCTCGAGAAGCTTCTAATTCAAGAACTCTCCCTTGTTGCTGCTCAACGGCAGGTTCCTGCTCCCATGACAGCCTTGAATGCACAGACTCGACCCAACCATTATGATAAAACTCGATCTAGACAATTTTTTGCATCATCATCCTCACGCCCTGGCAATCACAAACCGTTTCTTGGTCGGTGTCAATGGTGCAATGTCAAGGGCCATGTTCTGTCTCAGTGTCACACCTTCAAGCAGCAACACCCTGGTATCCCAATGCCTCCTCGTTCCTCCTCTGCTAACCCTAGACAGGTTCAGGTTCATACTGCAACCGTTGACActtctcaaaataattttttggttgATAGTGGAGCGACGCATCACGTCACCAATGATCTTGACAATCTAGCGCTTCATCATCCGTACACGGGTCCAGACTCATTATTTATGGGCAACGGTTCAGGTTTAAACATCACTCATTCTGGAACACTTTTACTTAATGATTTATCCCTCTCCTACACTTTGTGTGTTCCTTCCATGCAACAAAAAATCATTTCTGTCTCTCAACTCACCAAACAAACTAACTCTGCTGTTGTTTTCTTGCCAAACTCTTTTTATGTTAAGAACTTGCAGACAGGTCAAATAACCCATAATGGCTCATGTGTGGATGGACTTTATCTCTGGCCAGCCAACTCTCCGTCAGTCCACTCTGTCCGCACAGACTCCTCTGCTTCATGGCACCATAGACTTGGGCATCCCTCCTCTTCTATCTTCACATTTATTCAGCAACATTTTTCTTTGGGTTCAAATAAATTCCAGCAATCAGATTGCAACTCAtgtcaaattaataaaagtcaTAAACTTCCTTTCAATGAATCCACTCTTAAATCATCTTATCCTTTGGAAATAATTTTCTCTGAT CTTCGAGTGTTTTTACTCTCTCTTGGCTTTGTCAATTCAACTGCGGATGCATCTCTCTTCATCTATCAAAAATCAGGTTCCACActatatttattagtatatgttgatgacatcatTGCCACTGGGAGTTCCTCTACAGAGTTGTCCAACCTTATATCTACCCTTGCTGCTCGATTTTCACTGAAAgaccttggttgtcttaactATTTCTTGGGCGTCGAAGTAATTCCTTCCACTACAGGACTATTTCTTTCACAAAGGAAATACATCACTGATCTTCTCCATAAATCAGGCATGGCTAACACCAAACCAGCATCCACTCCCTTGTCTGCCAGTGCTCAATTACTCAAGGATTTAGGTGATCTCCTACCTTGCCCAACTGAGTATCGTGCACTCGTGGGAAGTCTTCAATACTTAAGTCTTACTCGCCCGGACATCGCCTTCAGCACCAACAAACTTGNGCAGTTCATGCAACACCCCAGAACGANGCATTGGTCTGCCCTCAAACGGGTGCTCCGTTATTTGGCGGGCTCTTGCAACAAAGGTATCTTCATCTCGGCAACTGNTCCACTAACATTTCATGCTTACTCCGATGCAGATTGGGCGGGTGATAAGGATGATTATATCTCTACCACTGGTTATTTGTTGTATCTTGGTAGCACTTCCATCTCTTGGAGCTCCCGAAAACAACGCTTTCTTGCTCGTTCCTCAACTGAAGCAGAATACAAAGCCTTGGCTGACACAGCCAGTGAACTTCTATGGGTCTTATCCTTGTTCACTGAACTTAGTCACATGCCCACAACCAATCCAGTTATTTATTGTGACAATCTTGGTGCCACAACTCTGAGTGCTAATCCTGTTTTTCACTCTCGGATGAAACATATAGCCTTAGCCTAtcattttgttcgtgaaaaTGTTCAAAAAGGCAAGTTTCGGGTTTCCTTTGTGTCTACTGATGATCAACTTGCTGACATACTTTCTATAGTTTATAGCCTAAATTATCTAAAGAATATGTTTGACAAAAACAATGTTAAATATGTGAATAAAATCGTTTATGTTGAGTATGGATAA